A stretch of Anaeromyxobacter dehalogenans 2CP-1 DNA encodes these proteins:
- a CDS encoding response regulator yields the protein MSTAPRILVIDDDATHLLLTRELLEAEGYDVQVHETAFGATERIIQQAPDLVLVDVNMPALSGEGLVSVLRRRERTRGVRVFLHSSNDEHALREAAARLGIEGYVPKGDPELLRRRVAAALRERPPASPPHRDEGAVR from the coding sequence ATGAGCACGGCCCCGAGGATCCTGGTCATCGACGACGACGCCACCCACCTGCTCCTGACCCGCGAGCTGCTCGAGGCGGAGGGGTACGACGTGCAGGTCCACGAAACCGCGTTCGGCGCCACCGAGCGGATCATCCAGCAAGCGCCCGATCTCGTGCTGGTGGACGTGAACATGCCGGCGCTCTCCGGGGAGGGGCTGGTGAGCGTGCTCCGCCGCCGCGAGCGGACCCGCGGCGTCCGGGTGTTCCTGCACTCGTCGAACGACGAGCACGCGCTGCGAGAGGCCGCGGCGCGGCTCGGCATCGAGGGCTACGTGCCCAAGGGCGACCCCGAGCTGCTCCGCCGGCGCGTCGCCGCGGCGCTCCGCGAGCGCCCGCCCGCCTCGCCGCCGCACCGCGACGAGGGCGCGGTGCGGTGA
- a CDS encoding multidrug effflux MFS transporter, which yields MPRLTPATARHHGRLAVLLAALSALGPFSTDAYLPSFPEIGRVFGAPAVLVQQTLTAYMVPFSVMTLWQGAISDALGRRRVTLAMLALFALASVGCMLSWRIEALVAFRALQGATAGAGMVIGRAVVRDLLDGAEARRLMSRIALVFAIAPALGPVVGGWLHVWLGWRAVFGFLALFSAALCAWCWRALPETLAPAQRRPLQVRSMLRGYREVLSSRAFLALVAGVTCSFSAVFLYIVAAPVFLLRHLGVGETGFLWLFGPISGGMMLGNWASGALAGRMTNQRTVAWGFAAMAVAALANVLFHALHAPALPWSVLPLVGYVLGTSLAMPSLTLMALDLFPERRGMASSCQAFVQTAGNALVAAALAPLLWGSARTLSLGMAGGLAVGALAFAAYAAVPPSEPASRPERRAA from the coding sequence ATGCCACGCCTCACCCCCGCCACCGCCCGGCACCACGGGCGGCTCGCAGTGCTGCTCGCCGCGCTCTCGGCGCTCGGCCCGTTCTCCACCGACGCGTACCTCCCGTCGTTCCCGGAGATCGGGCGGGTCTTCGGCGCGCCGGCGGTGCTGGTGCAGCAGACGCTCACCGCGTACATGGTGCCGTTCTCGGTGATGACGCTCTGGCAGGGCGCCATCTCCGACGCGCTGGGCCGCCGGCGCGTGACGCTCGCGATGCTGGCGCTGTTCGCGCTCGCCTCCGTCGGCTGCATGCTCTCCTGGCGCATCGAGGCGCTCGTCGCGTTCCGGGCGCTGCAGGGCGCGACCGCCGGGGCGGGCATGGTGATCGGCCGCGCGGTGGTGCGCGACCTGCTCGACGGGGCCGAGGCCCGCCGGCTGATGAGCCGCATCGCGCTGGTGTTCGCGATCGCGCCGGCGCTCGGGCCGGTCGTGGGCGGCTGGCTGCACGTGTGGCTGGGCTGGCGCGCGGTGTTCGGCTTCCTGGCGCTGTTCTCCGCGGCCCTGTGCGCCTGGTGCTGGCGCGCGCTGCCCGAGACGCTGGCGCCGGCGCAGCGGCGGCCGCTCCAGGTCCGCTCCATGCTGCGCGGCTACCGCGAGGTGCTCTCGTCCCGCGCGTTCCTGGCGCTGGTGGCGGGCGTCACCTGCAGCTTCTCGGCGGTCTTCCTGTACATCGTGGCCGCGCCGGTGTTCCTGCTCCGCCACCTCGGGGTCGGCGAGACCGGCTTCCTCTGGCTGTTCGGCCCCATCAGCGGCGGCATGATGCTCGGCAACTGGGCGTCCGGCGCGCTCGCGGGACGGATGACGAACCAGCGCACCGTCGCCTGGGGCTTCGCCGCGATGGCGGTGGCCGCCCTCGCGAACGTGCTGTTCCACGCGCTGCACGCGCCCGCCCTGCCGTGGAGCGTGCTGCCGCTCGTCGGCTACGTGCTGGGCACGTCCCTCGCGATGCCCTCGCTGACCCTCATGGCGCTCGACCTGTTCCCGGAACGGCGCGGGATGGCCTCCTCCTGCCAGGCGTTCGTGCAGACGGCGGGCAACGCCCTGGTGGCGGCGGCGCTCGCGCCGCTGCTGTGGGGCTCGGCACGGACGCTCTCGCTCGGCATGGCGGGCGGCCTCGCGGTGGGCGCGCTCGCGTTCGCCGCGTACGCCGCGGTCCCGCCGTCCGAGCCCGCCAGCCGACCCGAGCGCCGCGCGGCCTGA
- a CDS encoding sensor histidine kinase, whose protein sequence is MHGNAHPLPATAPERRAGPRDGVCEARLADVLTGDAQVSPEEQVERVAERFFADPALDAMVLVEPESGRPVGLLTRGRLLVKLARNFGHELYARKPVTRIADLSPLVLPHDLPLPLAVERALAREAASVYDEVIAVDAAGRYMGHAAVRELAREQGAALERSDAAREAALARARDLEEVDRLRARFLAHATHELRSPVNAIVALAELLRMACARRSLADVEAKIPVLARSAAELRGTVNELLDLSKLEAGRMEVSIAPADLGALVSEVAATVRLLVGDAPVEVRADAAPGLLLETDGPKVRRILLNLGANAAKFTRAGSVRLAGAPDGRGGVLLTVADTGCGIDEADLPRLFVPFSQLEDAATRTREGTGLGLAITRSLATLLGGTVSVESRRGAGTTFTVRLPARPPTRENA, encoded by the coding sequence GTGCACGGCAACGCCCACCCTCTCCCGGCCACCGCGCCGGAACGTCGAGCTGGGCCGCGCGACGGCGTCTGCGAGGCGCGCCTCGCGGACGTCCTCACCGGCGACGCCCAGGTGTCGCCGGAGGAGCAGGTCGAGCGCGTGGCGGAGCGGTTCTTCGCGGACCCCGCGCTCGACGCGATGGTGCTGGTCGAGCCGGAGAGCGGCCGCCCTGTGGGGCTGCTCACGCGCGGACGGCTCCTCGTGAAGCTCGCCCGCAACTTCGGCCACGAGCTGTACGCGCGGAAGCCCGTGACCCGGATCGCCGACCTGTCGCCGCTGGTGCTGCCTCACGACCTTCCGCTGCCGCTGGCGGTCGAGCGGGCGCTGGCGCGCGAGGCGGCGTCCGTCTACGACGAGGTGATCGCGGTGGACGCGGCGGGGCGGTACATGGGCCACGCCGCGGTCCGCGAGCTGGCGCGCGAGCAGGGCGCTGCGCTGGAGCGGAGCGACGCCGCGCGGGAGGCCGCCCTGGCACGCGCCAGGGACCTCGAGGAGGTGGATCGCCTTCGGGCGCGATTCCTGGCCCACGCCACCCACGAGCTGCGCTCGCCGGTGAACGCCATCGTGGCGCTGGCGGAGCTCCTGCGCATGGCGTGCGCCCGCAGGAGCCTCGCCGACGTGGAGGCGAAGATCCCCGTGCTCGCGCGCTCGGCGGCCGAGCTGCGCGGGACCGTCAACGAGCTGCTCGACCTCAGCAAGCTCGAGGCCGGCCGGATGGAGGTCTCGATCGCGCCGGCGGACCTGGGCGCGCTCGTGTCCGAGGTCGCCGCGACCGTCCGGCTCCTCGTCGGCGACGCGCCCGTCGAGGTTCGCGCCGACGCGGCACCTGGGCTCCTGCTCGAGACCGACGGGCCCAAGGTCCGGAGGATCCTGCTCAACCTGGGCGCGAACGCCGCGAAGTTCACCAGGGCCGGCTCCGTCCGCCTCGCGGGCGCGCCGGACGGCCGCGGCGGCGTGCTGCTGACCGTGGCGGACACCGGCTGCGGCATCGACGAGGCCGACCTGCCGCGGCTGTTCGTGCCGTTCAGCCAGCTCGAGGACGCTGCCACGCGCACGCGCGAAGGCACCGGCCTCGGCCTCGCCATCACCCGCTCGCTCGCAACGCTGCTCGGCGGCACGGTCTCCGTCGAGAGCCGCCGCGGTGCGGGCACCACCTTCACGGTCCGGCTTCCGGCCCGGCCCCCCACGAGAGAGAACGCATGA
- a CDS encoding alkaline phosphatase codes for MHARTLAALALALSAGDAVAAGPAKNVIFFLGDGMGPTTVTAARIFAHGEAGALAMDGLGRTARVKTYSANAQTTDSAPSMSAYMTGVKMNNEVVSMSAETSAADLSVTPPAPYVSGADSTCPETGNGSPVTTLLELAKAAGKAVGAVTTTRVTHATPAATYSHLCHRDGENTIAEQVTPGHPGFNPALGAGVDVLLGGGWRHFVPSTTTGSKRSDATDLTALFTGAGYTYVTSGSALAAVDPAATTRLLGLFNRDHLSYELDRVANGADEPSLADMTEKAIRILSRDGDGFFLMVEGGRIDHALHGTNARRALEDTVAFDDAIARALALVDPADTLIVVTADHDHTLAFNGYAHRGNPVLGLSTDLKQTAVTGAPVPALAADGRAYTTLVFGNGGTPRNADRADPSLVDTTAPGYLQDVGVQLGTPGSETHGGGDVMLFAKGAGSAGFKGTIDNTRVFGLVRAAMGL; via the coding sequence ATGCACGCACGCACCCTCGCGGCGCTCGCGCTCGCGCTCTCCGCCGGCGACGCCGTCGCCGCCGGCCCGGCCAAGAACGTCATCTTCTTCCTCGGCGACGGGATGGGTCCCACCACCGTGACCGCCGCACGCATCTTCGCGCACGGCGAGGCCGGCGCCCTCGCCATGGACGGCCTCGGCCGCACGGCCCGGGTCAAGACCTACTCCGCGAACGCCCAGACCACCGACAGCGCGCCCTCCATGTCGGCGTACATGACCGGCGTGAAGATGAACAACGAGGTGGTCTCGATGTCCGCGGAGACCTCCGCGGCGGACCTGTCCGTCACCCCGCCGGCCCCTTACGTCTCCGGCGCGGACTCCACCTGCCCCGAGACCGGCAACGGCTCGCCGGTGACCACGCTGCTCGAGCTCGCCAAGGCCGCCGGCAAGGCGGTCGGCGCGGTGACCACCACCCGCGTCACCCACGCCACCCCGGCCGCGACGTACTCGCACCTCTGCCACCGCGACGGCGAGAACACCATCGCGGAGCAGGTGACCCCGGGGCATCCGGGCTTCAACCCCGCCCTGGGCGCCGGTGTGGACGTGCTGCTCGGCGGCGGCTGGCGGCACTTCGTCCCCAGCACCACCACCGGCAGCAAGCGGTCCGACGCGACCGACCTCACCGCGCTGTTCACCGGGGCCGGCTACACCTACGTCACCAGCGGCAGCGCGCTCGCGGCGGTGGACCCCGCCGCGACCACCCGCCTCCTGGGCCTGTTCAACCGCGATCACCTGTCGTACGAGCTGGACCGTGTCGCGAACGGCGCCGACGAGCCCAGCCTCGCGGACATGACCGAGAAGGCCATCCGCATCCTCTCCAGGGACGGCGACGGCTTCTTCCTCATGGTCGAGGGCGGCCGCATCGACCACGCGCTCCACGGGACGAACGCGCGGCGCGCGCTCGAGGACACGGTCGCGTTCGACGACGCCATCGCGCGGGCGCTCGCGCTCGTGGACCCTGCCGACACGCTCATCGTGGTCACCGCCGACCACGACCACACCCTCGCGTTCAACGGCTATGCCCACCGCGGCAATCCGGTGCTCGGCCTCTCCACCGACCTCAAGCAGACCGCGGTGACCGGCGCACCCGTCCCGGCGCTCGCCGCCGACGGCCGGGCGTACACGACGCTCGTCTTCGGCAACGGCGGCACGCCCCGGAACGCCGACCGGGCCGACCCGAGCCTGGTCGACACCACCGCCCCCGGCTACCTGCAGGACGTCGGCGTCCAGCTCGGCACCCCGGGTTCCGAGACGCACGGCGGCGGCGACGTGATGCTGTTCGCGAAGGGCGCCGGGAGCGCCGGGTTCAAGGGGACGATCGACAACACGCGCGTGTTCGGCCTGGTGCGCGCGGCGATGGGGCTGTAG
- a CDS encoding APC family permease — protein sequence MRRLRHAVLGTDPDLSDPRVLDRVTVGVLAAWIAMGGDLLGSCVYGPDVLGRASGGHRGVLVVAGLATLATLAVLALAYTRMVVHFPHGGGGYTAARYAAGERAALVSGVALVLDAGFNVAVSVVTCVEAAAAVLPAGWAAMRLPAALALVALLAIVNLRGVKESVALLAPILLAFVGSHLLVLGAALAQRAGAIPDAVAAVPGDLSRLAADRGAVGALGTVVRAYAMGGAIYTGLEAVSNGVPILREPKVRSARRTMLLLAGVPALLITVILAGYLAYDVRPSPGVPMNAALFERAAAQLVGGGLAGRLAVAVPLLAEAALLVMAAQTGFVDGPRILGALATDRYLPRRLSRLNGRLAPAAGILVVATVALAATALTGAALEPLIAVFVTSVFVTFSISQWAMLRHALRRRLLHAPWRADAALHALALTLCAVILAGTAARWRAGAAVTLLLVAAAVALALAIRRRYEAVARAAEAAAGQASPPVVPEERQAEVVGAGTLIGRDVPIAVLVLGDRTALARVGLAWLARLTAGLGGVILAGATLLDAEAVQGEEHLRARERQRRRQLEALAEEVRRSGLPVAIALRRGADALETTASLIADLMRRRPAPSVVVGFRSTPEGAAVDPLLRDDDLSVRLQTRLQREGIPMVVVSVPLDA from the coding sequence GTGCGCCGGCTCCGGCACGCCGTCCTCGGCACCGATCCCGACCTGTCGGATCCGCGGGTGCTCGACCGGGTCACGGTCGGCGTCCTCGCCGCCTGGATCGCGATGGGCGGGGACCTCCTCGGCTCCTGCGTGTACGGCCCGGACGTGCTCGGCCGCGCCAGCGGCGGGCACCGCGGCGTGCTGGTGGTCGCGGGGCTGGCCACGCTGGCGACGCTCGCGGTCCTCGCGCTCGCCTACACGCGGATGGTGGTGCACTTCCCGCACGGCGGCGGCGGCTACACCGCCGCGCGGTACGCCGCGGGCGAGCGCGCGGCGCTGGTGTCGGGCGTGGCGCTGGTGCTCGACGCCGGCTTCAACGTCGCGGTGTCGGTGGTCACCTGCGTCGAGGCCGCCGCGGCCGTGCTCCCGGCCGGCTGGGCGGCGATGCGCCTCCCGGCGGCGCTGGCGCTCGTGGCGCTGCTCGCGATCGTGAACCTCCGGGGCGTGAAGGAGTCGGTCGCGCTCCTCGCCCCCATCCTGCTCGCGTTCGTCGGCTCGCACCTGCTGGTGCTCGGGGCGGCGCTCGCCCAGCGCGCCGGCGCCATCCCGGACGCGGTCGCGGCCGTGCCGGGCGACCTCTCGAGGCTCGCCGCCGATCGCGGCGCGGTCGGCGCGCTGGGCACGGTGGTGCGGGCGTACGCGATGGGTGGGGCCATCTACACCGGGCTCGAGGCGGTCTCGAACGGCGTGCCCATCCTGCGCGAGCCCAAGGTCCGCTCCGCGCGGCGCACCATGCTGCTCCTGGCGGGCGTTCCGGCGCTGCTCATCACCGTCATCCTGGCCGGCTACCTCGCGTACGACGTCCGCCCGTCGCCCGGGGTCCCCATGAACGCGGCGCTGTTCGAGCGCGCCGCCGCGCAGCTGGTGGGGGGCGGCTTGGCCGGGCGGCTGGCGGTCGCGGTCCCGCTGCTCGCCGAGGCGGCCCTCCTGGTGATGGCGGCGCAGACCGGGTTCGTGGACGGCCCGCGCATCCTCGGCGCGCTCGCCACCGACCGGTACCTGCCGCGCCGCCTGTCGCGGCTGAACGGGCGGCTCGCGCCCGCGGCCGGCATCCTGGTGGTCGCCACCGTCGCGCTCGCCGCGACCGCGCTCACCGGCGCCGCGCTGGAGCCGCTCATCGCGGTGTTCGTCACCAGCGTGTTCGTGACGTTCAGCATCAGCCAGTGGGCGATGCTGCGGCACGCGCTCCGCCGCCGGCTGCTGCACGCGCCCTGGCGCGCGGACGCCGCGCTCCACGCCCTGGCGCTCACGCTCTGCGCGGTGATCCTGGCTGGCACCGCCGCCCGCTGGCGCGCAGGGGCCGCGGTCACGCTCCTGCTCGTGGCCGCCGCCGTGGCGCTGGCCCTCGCGATCCGCCGCCGCTACGAGGCGGTGGCGCGCGCCGCGGAGGCGGCGGCGGGCCAGGCCTCCCCGCCGGTGGTGCCGGAGGAGCGCCAGGCCGAGGTGGTCGGCGCCGGGACGCTCATCGGGCGAGACGTCCCCATCGCCGTGCTGGTGCTGGGCGATCGCACCGCGCTCGCGCGCGTCGGCCTCGCGTGGCTGGCGCGGCTCACCGCCGGCCTGGGAGGGGTGATCCTGGCCGGCGCCACCCTGCTCGACGCCGAGGCGGTGCAGGGGGAGGAGCACCTGCGCGCGCGCGAGCGGCAGCGCCGCCGGCAGCTCGAGGCCCTCGCCGAGGAGGTCCGCCGGAGCGGGCTTCCGGTCGCCATCGCGCTGCGCCGGGGCGCCGACGCGCTCGAGACCACCGCGTCACTGATCGCCGACCTGATGCGCCGGCGGCCCGCGCCGAGCGTGGTGGTGGGCTTCCGCTCCACGCCCGAGGGCGCGGCCGTCGATCCGCTCCTGCGCGACGACGACCTGTCGGTTCGGCTCCAGACGCGCCTGCAGCGCGAGGGGATCCCGATGGTCGTCGTGTCGGTGCCGCTGGACGCGTGA
- a CDS encoding M48 family metalloprotease, whose product MRRVIAVRPRRSARAAWAALALAAACARNPATGERQLSLVSKDQEIALGKQAAEQVRETMGRYDDPELQAYVERVGMRIAKGSERPELPWSFTVVDDPAVNAFALPGGPVFVTRGLLTYLTSEAELAAVLGHEIGHITARHSVEQLSKAQLAQVGLGVGMVVSEDVRRYGQVAGAGMQLLFLKFGRDDERQADALGFRYMVEQRYDPRQMAAVFRTLEAVSAREGGGRVPGWLSTHPDPGDRAETAARRAAKVEAPDRMEVDREQYLAKVDDVVFGEDPRQGYLKGSTFVHPQLGFQLTLPQGWKAQNTAAALVAVSPQQDAALQLTGAGKASPEEAVQKFFAQQGVRAVQAPAPAVPHGGAARWFEATTEQGNVGGVVAFVPAGGTTLQIVEYAPAERLQGAADTFQRVLASFGPVTDPAARAVQPARIDVVRVPRDMSLADFAREFPSTAPPDVLAALNGVAPGGALRAGQAAKRVVGGNPELVSGR is encoded by the coding sequence ATGCGGCGCGTCATCGCCGTGCGGCCACGGCGCAGCGCGAGGGCCGCCTGGGCGGCGCTGGCCCTCGCCGCGGCCTGCGCCCGCAACCCGGCCACCGGCGAGCGGCAGCTCTCGCTCGTCTCGAAGGACCAGGAGATCGCGCTCGGCAAGCAGGCCGCCGAGCAGGTGCGCGAGACCATGGGCCGGTACGACGATCCGGAGCTCCAGGCCTACGTGGAGCGGGTCGGGATGCGCATCGCGAAGGGGTCCGAGCGGCCGGAGCTCCCCTGGAGCTTCACCGTCGTCGACGACCCGGCGGTCAACGCGTTCGCGCTGCCGGGCGGGCCGGTGTTCGTGACCCGCGGCCTGCTCACGTACCTGACCTCGGAGGCGGAGCTGGCCGCGGTGCTCGGCCACGAGATCGGGCACATCACGGCGCGCCACTCGGTCGAGCAGCTCTCGAAGGCACAGCTGGCGCAGGTGGGCCTGGGCGTGGGGATGGTGGTCAGCGAGGACGTGCGCCGGTACGGCCAGGTCGCCGGGGCCGGGATGCAGCTCCTGTTCCTCAAGTTCGGGCGCGACGACGAGCGGCAGGCCGACGCGCTCGGCTTCCGCTACATGGTCGAGCAGCGGTACGACCCGCGACAGATGGCGGCGGTCTTCCGCACTTTGGAGGCGGTGTCCGCGCGCGAGGGCGGCGGGCGGGTGCCGGGCTGGCTCTCCACGCACCCGGATCCGGGCGACCGCGCCGAGACCGCGGCGAGGCGGGCCGCGAAGGTCGAGGCCCCCGACCGGATGGAGGTGGACCGCGAGCAGTACCTGGCGAAGGTGGACGACGTGGTGTTCGGCGAGGATCCGCGGCAGGGCTACCTGAAGGGCAGCACCTTCGTCCACCCGCAGCTCGGGTTCCAGCTCACGCTGCCCCAGGGGTGGAAGGCGCAGAACACGGCCGCCGCGCTCGTCGCGGTCAGCCCGCAGCAGGACGCCGCGCTCCAGCTCACCGGGGCCGGGAAGGCCTCGCCGGAGGAGGCGGTCCAGAAGTTCTTCGCGCAGCAGGGCGTCCGCGCGGTGCAGGCGCCGGCCCCGGCCGTCCCGCACGGCGGCGCGGCGCGCTGGTTCGAGGCCACGACCGAGCAGGGGAACGTGGGCGGCGTGGTCGCGTTCGTCCCGGCCGGCGGCACCACGCTGCAGATCGTCGAGTACGCGCCGGCGGAGCGGCTCCAGGGCGCGGCGGACACGTTCCAGCGCGTGCTCGCGAGCTTCGGGCCGGTGACCGATCCGGCCGCGCGCGCGGTGCAGCCGGCCCGCATCGACGTCGTGAGGGTGCCGCGCGACATGTCGCTCGCCGACTTCGCGCGCGAGTTCCCCTCGACCGCGCCGCCCGACGTGCTGGCGGCCCTGAACGGCGTCGCGCCGGGCGGGGCGCTGCGAGCGGGCCAGGCGGCGAAGCGGGTGGTCGGGGGCAACCCGGAGCTGGTCTCGGGGCGGTGA
- a CDS encoding ubiquitin carboxyl-terminal hydrolase 14: MCEHLEKVESRRAAVRPRTQGCEECLASGDRWVQLRLCLTCGHVGCCDSSPNRHATRHFHETDHPVVRSFEPGADWAWCYVDEEMAHGVRGFPAESPGEHA; encoded by the coding sequence ATGTGCGAGCACCTGGAGAAGGTGGAGAGCCGGCGGGCGGCGGTGCGACCGCGGACGCAGGGCTGCGAGGAGTGCCTGGCGTCCGGTGATCGCTGGGTCCAGCTCCGGCTCTGCCTCACCTGCGGCCACGTCGGCTGCTGCGACAGCTCGCCGAACCGGCACGCCACCCGGCACTTCCACGAGACCGATCACCCGGTGGTGCGCTCGTTCGAGCCGGGGGCGGACTGGGCGTGGTGCTACGTGGACGAGGAGATGGCCCACGGCGTGCGCGGGTTCCCGGCGGAGTCGCCGGGCGAGCACGCCTGA
- a CDS encoding alkaline phosphatase: MRSSPGSFSHRALAALAAGALALGGCSSDSSSSPPPAPPRNVLFFLGDGMGMTTLTAARIYSVGEDGALTIDALPETGFVKTYSNDAQVTDSAPSMAAYMTGVKANNEVISMSPDTRAFDAAGVDYLSGADSACPPSGNGAPVTTLLELAKAAGRATGVVTTTRVTHATPAATYAHVCHRDAENTIAAQLVPGAGFNAALGSGVDVVLGGGRRHFLPAAKGGARTDGRDLVAELKAAGWAYASTEAELDAAPAGGRLLGLFTGSHMAYDLDRDPAAQPSLAEMTGKALDVLTRNPKGFFLMVEGGRIDHALHETTAKKALQDTVAFDHAIATALARMQQVDPGLKNTLVVVTADHDHTLVLNGYARRTGPTTAAAPGVLGLVRNVLTGAPDPDVGGLPYTVIGFGNGESRPATRTALDDATVSASTYHQEAAVPMPAGGETHGGTDVFIGAAGLGAERFTGVIDNTAVFTLVRRAAGL; this comes from the coding sequence ATGCGATCTTCACCCGGCTCCTTCTCCCACCGCGCGCTCGCGGCGCTCGCCGCGGGCGCCCTCGCGCTCGGCGGCTGCTCGTCCGACTCCTCGTCGAGCCCGCCCCCGGCCCCGCCGCGCAACGTCCTCTTCTTCCTGGGCGACGGCATGGGCATGACCACGCTCACCGCCGCGCGCATCTACTCGGTCGGCGAGGACGGCGCGCTCACCATCGACGCGCTGCCCGAGACCGGCTTCGTCAAGACCTACTCGAACGACGCCCAGGTCACCGACAGCGCGCCGTCCATGGCCGCGTACATGACCGGCGTGAAGGCGAACAACGAGGTCATCTCGATGTCCCCCGACACGCGCGCGTTCGACGCCGCCGGCGTCGACTACCTCTCCGGCGCGGACAGCGCCTGCCCGCCCAGCGGCAACGGCGCGCCCGTGACCACGCTGCTCGAGCTCGCGAAGGCGGCCGGCCGCGCCACCGGCGTCGTGACCACCACCCGCGTCACCCACGCCACGCCGGCCGCGACCTACGCCCACGTCTGCCACCGCGACGCCGAGAACACGATCGCCGCGCAGCTCGTCCCGGGCGCCGGCTTCAACGCGGCGCTCGGCTCGGGGGTCGACGTGGTGCTGGGCGGCGGCCGCCGGCACTTCCTCCCCGCCGCCAAGGGCGGCGCCCGCACCGACGGGCGCGACCTCGTCGCCGAGCTGAAGGCGGCGGGCTGGGCCTACGCCTCCACCGAGGCGGAGCTGGACGCCGCGCCGGCCGGCGGCCGGCTCCTCGGCCTGTTCACGGGAAGCCACATGGCCTACGACCTCGACCGCGACCCGGCCGCGCAGCCCAGCCTGGCCGAGATGACCGGGAAGGCGCTCGACGTGCTCACGCGCAACCCGAAGGGCTTCTTCTTGATGGTCGAGGGCGGGCGCATCGACCACGCCCTCCACGAGACCACCGCGAAGAAGGCGCTCCAGGACACCGTGGCGTTCGACCACGCCATCGCGACCGCGCTCGCGCGCATGCAGCAGGTCGACCCCGGCCTGAAGAACACGCTCGTGGTGGTCACCGCCGACCACGACCACACGCTCGTCCTGAACGGCTACGCGCGGCGGACGGGCCCGACCACCGCGGCCGCCCCAGGTGTCCTCGGCCTCGTCCGCAACGTGCTCACCGGCGCGCCCGACCCGGACGTGGGCGGGCTCCCGTACACGGTGATCGGCTTCGGGAACGGCGAGAGCCGCCCGGCCACGCGCACCGCGCTCGACGACGCGACCGTCTCCGCGAGCACCTACCACCAGGAGGCCGCCGTCCCCATGCCGGCCGGCGGCGAGACCCACGGCGGCACCGACGTGTTCATCGGCGCAGCCGGGCTCGGCGCGGAGCGCTTCACCGGGGTCATCGACAACACCGCCGTCTTCACGCTGGTCCGCCGGGCCGCGGGCCTCTAG
- a CDS encoding cold-shock protein, whose protein sequence is MATGTVKWFNDAKGFGFITQDGGGDDVFCHHTAIQADGFRTLAEGQKVEFDVTRGPKGLQAANVRAI, encoded by the coding sequence ATGGCTACCGGTACCGTGAAGTGGTTCAACGATGCGAAGGGCTTCGGCTTCATCACGCAGGACGGCGGCGGGGACGACGTGTTCTGCCACCACACTGCCATCCAGGCCGACGGCTTCCGCACGCTCGCCGAGGGGCAGAAGGTCGAGTTCGACGTGACGCGTGGCCCGAAGGGCCTGCAGGCGGCGAACGTCCGCGCGATCTAA
- a CDS encoding LysR family transcriptional regulator: protein MARNPRAVDPMRAAMARSGPLDWGNLLFFLELSRSGSLARAAKRLGVDRNTVGRRVAALEEELGLPLFERGPQGWACTAAGEELAALASRVEEDVLAIARHADARDRTPAGTVPSLRARHPRLLLDVSADFRNYDLTRREADLALRLGRPSDAGLVARKLASVAYGIYASPAFAAERRGRMDLARDPVLAYEGATSPQERWMDDLAPARAVAFRCNTSLALAAAARTGIGAAVLPCFVADGDPALVRLDGPEPPSYDLWLLVHGDLRRVPRVRAVIEWVDGVVDDARELLAGTR from the coding sequence ATGGCGAGGAACCCGCGCGCGGTGGACCCGATGCGCGCCGCGATGGCGCGGTCGGGCCCGCTCGACTGGGGAAACCTGCTGTTCTTCCTCGAGCTGTCCCGCAGCGGCAGCCTCGCCCGCGCGGCGAAGCGGCTCGGGGTGGATCGCAACACCGTCGGGCGCCGCGTGGCCGCGCTGGAGGAGGAGCTCGGCCTGCCGCTGTTCGAGCGCGGCCCGCAGGGCTGGGCCTGCACCGCCGCGGGCGAGGAGCTGGCGGCGCTCGCCTCGCGCGTGGAGGAGGACGTCCTCGCCATCGCGCGGCACGCCGACGCGCGCGACCGGACGCCGGCCGGCACGGTGCCGTCGCTCCGCGCGCGGCATCCCCGCCTGCTCCTGGACGTGTCGGCCGACTTCCGGAACTACGACCTCACGCGCCGCGAGGCGGACCTGGCGCTCCGGCTGGGCCGCCCGAGCGACGCGGGCCTGGTCGCGCGGAAGCTCGCGTCGGTCGCCTACGGCATCTACGCCTCGCCCGCGTTCGCGGCGGAGCGGCGCGGCCGGATGGACCTGGCCCGCGACCCGGTGCTCGCCTACGAGGGCGCGACCTCGCCCCAGGAGCGCTGGATGGACGACCTCGCGCCGGCCCGGGCCGTGGCGTTCCGCTGCAACACCAGCCTGGCGCTCGCCGCGGCCGCGCGCACCGGGATCGGGGCCGCGGTGCTGCCGTGCTTCGTCGCCGACGGCGACCCGGCGCTCGTCCGGCTCGACGGCCCGGAGCCGCCCTCGTACGACCTGTGGCTCCTCGTGCACGGCGACCTGCGGCGCGTCCCGCGGGTGCGGGCGGTGATCGAGTGGGTAGACGGGGTGGTGGACGACGCGCGGGAGCTGCTCGCCGGCACGCGCTGA